Proteins encoded together in one Panthera uncia isolate 11264 chromosome A2, Puncia_PCG_1.0, whole genome shotgun sequence window:
- the LOC125930271 gene encoding olfactory receptor 2A1/2A42-like: MFFDNSVPSYPFYLFHSEMRENQTSVTEFILLGFCLDPGIQMLLFGLFSLFYAFTLLGNGLILGLIWLDSRLHTPMYFFLSHLAIVDIAYACNTVPQMLVNLVKPDQPISFAGCMTQTFLFLSFAHTECLLLVVMSCDRYVAICHPLRYSVIMSWTGCIILVVTSWACGSLLALVHVVLILRLPFRGPHEINHFFCEILSVLKLACADTWLNQVVIFAASVFILVGPLCLVLVSYTRILFAILRIQSGEGRRKAFSTCSSHLCVVGLFFGSAIIMYMAPKSRHPEEQQKILFLFYSFFNPMLNPVIYSLRNAEVKGALRRVLYKESHS, translated from the coding sequence ATGTTTTTCGACAATTCTGTCCCAAGTtatccattttatctttttcatagtGAAATGAGGGAAAATCAGACATCAGTCACAGAGTTCATTCTACTGGGATTTTGTCTTGACCCAGGGATTCAGATGCTTCTCTTTGGGCTCTTCTCCCTGTTCTATGCCTTCACCCTGCTGGGGAACGGGCTCATCCTGGGGCTCATCTGGCTGGACTCCAGACtgcacacccccatgtacttcttcctctcccacctggCCATCGTCGACATAGCCTATGCCTGCAACACGGTGCCCCAGATGCTGGTAAACCTCGTGAAGCCAGACCAGCCCATCTCCTTTGCTGGCTGCATGACACaaacctttcttttcttgagTTTTGCTCATACTGAATGTCTTCTCCTGGTGGTGATGTCCTGTGATCGGTATGTGGCCATCTGCCACCCGCTCCGATATTCTGTCATCATGAGCTGGACAGGCTGCATCATCCTGGTGGTGACTTCCTGGGCATGTGGCTCCCTGCTGGCCCTGGTCCATGTGGTTCTCATCCTGAGGCTGCCCTTCCGCGGGCCTCATGAAATCAACCACTTCTTCTGTGAGATCCTGTCTGTCCTTAAGCTGGCCTGCGCTGACACCTGGCTCAACCAAGTTGTCATCTTTGCTGCTTCTGTGTTTATCTTAGTCGGGCCCCTCTGCCTGGTGCTGGTGTCCTACACGCGCATCCTGTTCGCCATCCTGAGGATCCAGTCCGGGGAGGGCCGCAGAAaggccttctccacctgctcctcccacctctgcGTGGTGGGGCTCTTCTTTGGAAGCGCCATTATCATGTACATGGCCCCCAAATCCCGCCACCCTGAGGAGCAGCAGAAGATCCTTTTCCTGTTTTACAGTTTTTTCAATCCTATGCTGAACCCAGTGATCTACAGCCTGAGGAATGCAGAGGTCAAGGGCGCCCTGAGGAGAGTGCTATACAAGGAAAGTCATTCCTAA